CATGATCGGCTTTGCCGATGGGGATGCCCGCGTTCTTTTGAACACTCTTGAGTTTGCAGTCCAAAATACGCCAAAAAATAGGGAAGGGAAAATAATCATTGATGAAAAAAGACTGCAGGAAATACTTCAAAAAAAAGCCATTCGATACGACAAAAAAGGGGAAGATCACTACAATATTATATCGGCGTTCATAAAATCAATGCGCGACTCCGACCCGGACGGAGCTCTTTATTGGCTTGCCAGGATGATAGAGGCGGGGGAGGACGCCCGGTTTATCGCGCGGCGGATGATAATTTTTGCGTCTGAAGATATCGGGAATGCAGCGCCGACCGCTCTTGTTGTTGCAAACGCTGTAGCAAATGCGGTTGAATATGTGGGCTTGCCGGAAGCGGCCATTAATCTCGCGCACGGCGTTACCTATTTGGCGTCCGCAAAAAAATCAAATGCTTCGTATAAAGGGTTTCTTGAAGCAACAGCTGATGTTAAAGAGCATGGAGCGTTGCCGGTGCCGCTTCACCTGCGAAATGCTGTTACAAATCTAATGAAAGATCTCGGATACCACAAAGGATATAAATACGCGCATGATTACAAAAATTCAAAAGTTGAACAGGAACATTTACCGGAGAAGCTGAAGGGGAAGAAGTATTATCTGCCGCCGAAATAAAAAAATTTTTCTGAATATTAAATTCTCGAAAAGAAAATCTGGTTAAAGACAAAATTACGTATGAATGACACAAATGCAAATTTTTATCAGGTTTCGGTCAAGGGCCTCTTTTTTGACGAAGACGGCAAATTAATGATGATGCGCGAAGACGACGGCACATGGGAACTGCCTGGAGGGCGTATGCAGAAAGGTGAGGAATTTATCGAGTGCTTGAAAAGAGAATGCGTCGAGGAAACCGGCCTAAGGTGCGAAGTCCTTGAGGGTAAGCCGTTTTGCGCGTGGCCGGCCATTGACAACGACGGCCGTGGAAGAATAATGGTCTGTTTTAAAGTCCGGCTCGAAAGTCTGGACTTTAAGCCGTCGGATGAATGCCAGGAAATAAAATTTTTCAACAAGGAAGAAATTAAAAAGCTCAATTTAAATCCCCAAATGCGCGGGCTGTTTGATTTTATTTAGGATGCAGTTTTCCGAAGATGACGATTGACTTATAGTATAAAATATAGTATAATATAAGCATGTAGAAGTTGCTAAATTCAGAATATCCACGAGCGGACAGGAGGATTCGAACATGCTTGACCGCATTGCCAAAGTGCACTGGGGAAGGGTTTTGTTCACGGCGGGTCTTGGTTTCCTGCTCGTCATGACGGTTGCCATCGGCGCAATGGCCGCCGAGGCGCCTGGTGCGTCAGCAAAGAGCAGGGAGGAGAAGGTACCGAAGCCCGTCGTCGTTGCCCGTGAGCCCTCGCAGTCGGTGAATACACGGGACGAGAAGCTCATAGACGCGATGGAGATGCTTCTCGGGCTCGAGTGCGGCGACATCGGAGGCAACTACAACCCGGTCACGCGTGAGTGCGACACGACCAAGAGTGATGAAACCGGGCTCAACCGGTAATAGGTTTTTGAGCGGGGAACGCAAGTACGCGACCCGCTCGTTTTTTAAAAAACATTTTGCAGTTTCGTTAAGAACATTTACTTGCTCGGCGCAAGAATATATAGTTAATAGGAACGAGCAATAATTTTGGCTATGAAAGAGGGACAGAGATATAACTCACAGGAAATTGGGAAACTCGAAGCTTCGAGGACTATTTCTGATGGCGAAATGCTCAAAACAGGCGCGCACTATGTAATAGACGAAAAAACAGGAGAAAAAAGACTTATTTCGACGGATGAACAGATAAAATTCATCCGGACCTCGGTAGAAGAACTCCTTGGTAAAAATCTTTTAACGCCGGAAAACCTCAAAAGCGGGGAATTTGAAATTTCATTTGAAGAAGATGAGGGCATCGGATATGAGTTTGAGCTTGAAAAAGAACAGCGCATTATGGTTTCGCCTGAAGATTATGAAATAAAAAATTGGAAGAACCACGTCATTGATGTATACGACCAATCAGGCCGGTGCCGCATTCGCGAAAAGAACGGAGAGCCAAGACTTTCCATAAAAGTGCCGCTTCTTTCAAAAGACGGCGACCGCCATAAATTTTGCATCAGGCTTGAGTTCAAACCGAAAACAAAAAAACAAACCGAAGAACTTTTAAAGGCCAGGGAGCTTATTTTGCAGGAGGCAAAAACCGAAATTAGGGAAAAATGGGGAACACCCATTCCCTTGAGCGATGGCAAAAAGCACTGGATCAACAAAGACGACCGGGGGGACTACTGGATAGAAACGGACGAGGAAACGCACATAGAAGACTTGCTTCCCGAGGGAATCGTGTATCTTGGTCACTCAAAAAGCCAGATACCGATTGAAAAACACGCAACAGACAGAGATCGTGTTGAGGAACTTGTTGATATGGGCATTGTAAAACGGAACGCTGGGGATGCGGATATTTTCAAAAAAGTATTCAAAAAAAATATCGGGTCAACGAGCAGGACAACAAAAGGAATTGTCGATACTTCGGTAAGCGCTGAAAAAAAAGCAGCCGGAATAAGCAAAGAAAAAATCGCTTATCAGATGAAGCTGAATGAAGAAAAACTTATTGAACTGCTTTGGAACGAAAAGAGCCGCGAACTAAGAACCCCGGAAGATGTTGAAAGGCTTTTAAAGGAAATAACGGGCGCGTCCCAGGCAGGTATTTCCAAAGTCGATCCGTATGCCTTTCGTACATGGTCAGTAGATTATAACGAACTTTCTCCGGAGGCAGTACTCGAAGCCATGCGGAATTTTTACGTAAAATTTCTCGAAAATATTTCACGCGTCAAGTCAGGAACTCTTTCGCCGGCTGATTTCGCGCGCTGGGTGGAATACGAAATCGAACGAGCTATTCACCCCCTTGCTGACGGGTGTGGTAGGCTCGCAAAGTCTCTTTCGGCTTTTGTTCTGGCTCGTTTTTCATACCCGTTGCCTGAATATGGAATGCGAGAGGACTATTACAAAACTCTTAACGAAACGGGAGAAGAAGGTTTTAAGGAATACTACAAAAAAGCAATTCTCCGCTCTATAAACGAAAACTACATCCGATGAAAAAAAATCTTC
Above is a genomic segment from Candidatus Woesearchaeota archaeon containing:
- a CDS encoding NUDIX hydrolase — encoded protein: MNDTNANFYQVSVKGLFFDEDGKLMMMREDDGTWELPGGRMQKGEEFIECLKRECVEETGLRCEVLEGKPFCAWPAIDNDGRGRIMVCFKVRLESLDFKPSDECQEIKFFNKEEIKKLNLNPQMRGLFDFI